Part of the Clostridia bacterium genome, AAAGATTTTTGCACTTTTACTTATGGTGGTTATGTCATTTACACTCTTAACAGGATGCAGTGATCCTGTTTATGATGATTTGGAAAACTTCTTAAATGTTGAAATGAAAGAAGTTACTGAAAATTATACAAAAATCACAACAGAGGTTGGAACTTGGGAAACACTTGAAGACGATGCTGCTATTAAGAAAAGTATTGACGATACACTTCTTCCTCTTGTTGAAGCTTCCCTTACTGCTCTTAAGGACATCAATCCTGAAACAGAAGAAGTTAAAGCTATCAAAGATAAGTATGTTAAAGTAATGGATACTTATAAGGTTGCTTTTGAAACTCTTGCAGAAGGTTGTGAAACTCAGGACGAAGCTACAATCAGTACAGCAACAGAAAAACTTGAAGAAGCAGTTAGCTTGCTTGACGAATACAACAAGGCTTTAGAAGAACTTGCTAAGGAACACGGTTCAGAAGTTGAATATTAATAGAGGAGCAAATTTATGAGTTGGTACATACAGGCAATTAAGAATTATTGCAATTTCAGTGGAAGAGCAAGAAGAACAGAATACTGGATGTTTGCTCTTATCAGCGCCGTTATCGTATTGCTCTTGGGAATAATTGATGGAATAATTGGGATTAAGCTTCTCACAAGTTTATACAGCTTGTTTATTGTGATACCTGAACTTTCCCTGTCATTCCGCAGACTGCACGATATTGATAAGTCGGCGTGGTGGCTTTTGATTGCATTTGTCCCCGTAATCGGAGCAATTGTTCTTTTGGTTTTCTCGCTTAAACCCGGAACAGTAGGTACTAACAACTACGGTGACGATCCAAAAGCAACATACATTGGATAAAAAATAATTTTATAATTGTGTAAAGCCTTAACAGAACCCTCTGAGATAACAAATGTTGTTTTCAGAGGGTTTTACTATATCAAAATTTAATACACATCAAAGAAATGAGCTTTTGCAAAAACCTTCGTAGACTTATGCCATCTTCTGTGGTATGTTTGTGTTGCCGAAAAGGTAAATACGAATTTAGGAGATGAAAATTTATGAAGAAAAAAGTATTATGTACGGCAATGGCAGTGACAATACTGCTGACACAAACGGCATCAGCGGCACCTTGGCAATGGCATCGGAATGAACTAATATACGATAGCGAAATCGGTTTTTAGGAAATGTAACCTTAACCTTCGCATCGGACGGTGGGAGCTTTATCAGTCCAATAACCAAACGATATGGCGAAAGCATAAGCATTGAAAGCTACATCCCGACAAAATACGGATACACATTCAAGGGATGGTTCACAGACCCCCGAACAAAGCAGAATTAGGTAACAACATTCAAATTCACAAAACCTGATGTCCTATATGCGAAATGGGAAAAGAATCCGGAAGAACCCATAAATCCAAATGATGAAATTATGGCAAAAGATACTTGCTACCTTACAGATGAAGAAACTGCGAAAAGAGCTGAAATCATAGAAGAAAAAAATAAAGCCTACATTGAAGGCTTCGGCTATGTAGCACCAAGCAAAACCAAAACCATAATCGCAGACTCAGACGGTGACATAAATAAAATGGTCGGCACAATGGAATAAAGCCCTATATAAGCAAATTGAGGTTACGCATACAATGTATGCGTAACCTCTTTTGGAGTCAATTATTAACTTGACATAGATTATATAGCAGATACAATAAAATGTCAAGGATTTGATAAAAATATCCCACAATAATAAGC contains:
- a CDS encoding InlB B-repeat-containing protein translates to MSPITKRYGESISIESYIPTKYGYTFKGWFTDPRTKQN
- a CDS encoding DUF805 domain-containing protein, encoding MSWYIQAIKNYCNFSGRARRTEYWMFALISAVIVLLLGIIDGIIGIKLLTSLYSLFIVIPELSLSFRRLHDIDKSAWWLLIAFVPVIGAIVLLVFSLKPGTVGTNNYGDDPKATYIG